From the genome of Triticum aestivum cultivar Chinese Spring chromosome 3B, IWGSC CS RefSeq v2.1, whole genome shotgun sequence, one region includes:
- the LOC123064801 gene encoding uncharacterized protein isoform X1, with product MAATAADVPDDFKKWWETFNNGVAVDQGQDDEEDGTDSDSSFERGQQQEEEENAGVVAGEETVSDAHAPAGREGGSGAARDCDVAEEGISQNSHFPCEAELQGRNREAAAKLNAPQASEDEAEHVSEDSYVQIGGGLQGMKRKATDKRNESQATGNEIQNEEGQDKYVSADNYVQIGGWEQGRKRKAAATPNRVQSTGIEIQNKTSQGEYLRAENQRLRQQLVCKTKELEAEQIQRLELELHFKTEENKSLKKQNEELRAENEYYRKTLSSAPNSTRTRVPLD from the exons atggccgccaccgccgccgacgtacCTGACGATTTCAAAAAGTGGTGGGAGACATTCAACAATGGCGTCGCCGTCGACCAAGGgcaagacgacgaggaggacgggaCGGACTCCGATTCCAGTTTCGAGCGGgggcagcagcaggaggaggaggagaatgcGGGCGTGGTGGCGGGCGAGGAGACGGTGTCGGACGCCCACGCGCCCGCCGGGAGGGAGGGCGGCAGCGGCGCCGCCCGCGATTGCGACG TGGCAGAGGAGGGGATTTCTCAGAATAGCCATTTTCCGTGTGAAGCTGAGCTGCAGGGAAGGAACAGAGAAGCAGCCGCCAAACTAAATGCACCACAGGCTTCTGAAGATGAAG CCGAGCATGTTTCTGAAGACAGCTATGTTCAGATTGGAGGCGGGCTGCAGGGAATGAAGAGAAAGGCAACCGACAAACGAAACGAATCTCAGGCTACTGGAAATGAGATCCAGAACGAAGAAGGTCAAG ACAAGTACGTTTCTGCGGACAACTACGTTCAGATTGGAGGCTGGGAGCAAGGAAGGAAGAGGAAAGCAGCCGCGACACCCAACAGAGTGCAATCGACTGGAATTGAGATCCAGAACAAAACAAGTCAAG GTGAGTATCTGAGAGCTGAGAATCAGAGGCTGAGGCAGCAGCTCGTTTGCAAGACGAAAGAGCTCGAGGCTGAACAGATTCAGAGGCTCGAACTAGAGTTGCATTTCAAGACAGAGGAGAACAAGTCTTTGAAGAAACAGAATGAAGAGTTGAGAGCTGAGAATGAGTACTACAGGAAGACCTTAAGCTCTGCACCGAATTCTACGCGTACCCGGGTGCCACTAGATTAA
- the LOC123064801 gene encoding uncharacterized protein isoform X2, protein MAATAADVPDDFKKWWETFNNGVAVDQGQDDEEDGTDSDSSFERGQQQEEEENAGVVAGEETVSDAHAPAGREGGSGAARDCDEEGISQNSHFPCEAELQGRNREAAAKLNAPQASEDEAEHVSEDSYVQIGGGLQGMKRKATDKRNESQATGNEIQNEEGQDKYVSADNYVQIGGWEQGRKRKAAATPNRVQSTGIEIQNKTSQGEYLRAENQRLRQQLVCKTKELEAEQIQRLELELHFKTEENKSLKKQNEELRAENEYYRKTLSSAPNSTRTRVPLD, encoded by the exons atggccgccaccgccgccgacgtacCTGACGATTTCAAAAAGTGGTGGGAGACATTCAACAATGGCGTCGCCGTCGACCAAGGgcaagacgacgaggaggacgggaCGGACTCCGATTCCAGTTTCGAGCGGgggcagcagcaggaggaggaggagaatgcGGGCGTGGTGGCGGGCGAGGAGACGGTGTCGGACGCCCACGCGCCCGCCGGGAGGGAGGGCGGCAGCGGCGCCGCCCGCGATTGCGACG AGGAGGGGATTTCTCAGAATAGCCATTTTCCGTGTGAAGCTGAGCTGCAGGGAAGGAACAGAGAAGCAGCCGCCAAACTAAATGCACCACAGGCTTCTGAAGATGAAG CCGAGCATGTTTCTGAAGACAGCTATGTTCAGATTGGAGGCGGGCTGCAGGGAATGAAGAGAAAGGCAACCGACAAACGAAACGAATCTCAGGCTACTGGAAATGAGATCCAGAACGAAGAAGGTCAAG ACAAGTACGTTTCTGCGGACAACTACGTTCAGATTGGAGGCTGGGAGCAAGGAAGGAAGAGGAAAGCAGCCGCGACACCCAACAGAGTGCAATCGACTGGAATTGAGATCCAGAACAAAACAAGTCAAG GTGAGTATCTGAGAGCTGAGAATCAGAGGCTGAGGCAGCAGCTCGTTTGCAAGACGAAAGAGCTCGAGGCTGAACAGATTCAGAGGCTCGAACTAGAGTTGCATTTCAAGACAGAGGAGAACAAGTCTTTGAAGAAACAGAATGAAGAGTTGAGAGCTGAGAATGAGTACTACAGGAAGACCTTAAGCTCTGCACCGAATTCTACGCGTACCCGGGTGCCACTAGATTAA
- the LOC123064802 gene encoding uncharacterized protein isoform X2 — protein MADDAAAHVRDGFNKWWETFNNGGAVEDEPMVDSDSDFEQGAEEEEDAGERDRKVEPDALAPAGREGSSGAARDCDVAEEEISEDGHFQLESVLQGMKREAAAGRNTPRATAAETRDEEGQDAEEYVSEDNYAGGEFQAKKRKATVTTGKPQTVGSGILNQNAHVTEENCEDNHFQHEDELQGRNREAAAKLNTPWASGDEIQNEEDQEGYFSEDKIGGGQQGRGKQQWHPANNK, from the exons AtggccgacgacgccgccgcccaCGTCCGCGACGGGTTCAACAAGTGGTGGGAGACCTTCAACAATGGCGGCGCCGTGGAAGATGAGCCGATGGTGGACTCCGACTCCGATTTCGAGCagggcgcggaggaggaggaggatgcgggCGAGCGCGACCGGAAGGTGGAGCCGGACGCCCTCGCCCCCGccgggagggagggcagcagcggCGCCGCCCGCGATTGCGACG TTGCAGAGGAGGAGATTTCCGAGGAtggccattttcagcttgaaagtGTGCTGCAGGGAATGAAGAGAGAAGCTGCCGCCGGACGAAATACACCGCGGGCTACTGCAGCTGAGACCCGTGATGAAGAAGGTCAAG ATGCAGAGGAGTATGTTTCTGAGGATAACTACGCTGGAGGTGAGTTCCAAGcaaagaagaggaaagcaaccgTAACAACAGGCAAACCGCAGACGGTTGGATCTGGGATCCTGAACCAAAATGCTCATG TTACGGAGGAGAATTGTGAGGATAACCATTTTCAGCATGAAGATGAGCTGCAAGGAAGGAACAGAGAAGCAGCCGCCAAACTAAATACACCATGGGCTTCTGGAGATGAGATCCAGAACGAAGAAGATCAAG AGGGATATTTTTCTGAGGACAAGATTGGAGGCGGGCAGCAAGGAAGAGGAAAACAACAGTGGCACCCAGCAAACAACAAATGA
- the LOC123064802 gene encoding uncharacterized protein isoform X1 — MADDAAAHVRDGFNKWWETFNNGGAVEDEPMVDSDSDFEQGAEEEEDAGERDRKVEPDALAPAGREGSSGAARDCDVAEEEISEDGHFQLESVLQGMKREAAAGRNTPRATAAETRDEEGQAECLDAEEYVSEDNYAGGEFQAKKRKATVTTGKPQTVGSGILNQNAHVTEENCEDNHFQHEDELQGRNREAAAKLNTPWASGDEIQNEEDQEGYFSEDKIGGGQQGRGKQQWHPANNK, encoded by the exons AtggccgacgacgccgccgcccaCGTCCGCGACGGGTTCAACAAGTGGTGGGAGACCTTCAACAATGGCGGCGCCGTGGAAGATGAGCCGATGGTGGACTCCGACTCCGATTTCGAGCagggcgcggaggaggaggaggatgcgggCGAGCGCGACCGGAAGGTGGAGCCGGACGCCCTCGCCCCCGccgggagggagggcagcagcggCGCCGCCCGCGATTGCGACG TTGCAGAGGAGGAGATTTCCGAGGAtggccattttcagcttgaaagtGTGCTGCAGGGAATGAAGAGAGAAGCTGCCGCCGGACGAAATACACCGCGGGCTACTGCAGCTGAGACCCGTGATGAAGAAGGTCAAG CGGAATGTTTAGATGCAGAGGAGTATGTTTCTGAGGATAACTACGCTGGAGGTGAGTTCCAAGcaaagaagaggaaagcaaccgTAACAACAGGCAAACCGCAGACGGTTGGATCTGGGATCCTGAACCAAAATGCTCATG TTACGGAGGAGAATTGTGAGGATAACCATTTTCAGCATGAAGATGAGCTGCAAGGAAGGAACAGAGAAGCAGCCGCCAAACTAAATACACCATGGGCTTCTGGAGATGAGATCCAGAACGAAGAAGATCAAG AGGGATATTTTTCTGAGGACAAGATTGGAGGCGGGCAGCAAGGAAGAGGAAAACAACAGTGGCACCCAGCAAACAACAAATGA
- the LOC123064802 gene encoding uncharacterized protein isoform X3 — MADDAAAHVRDGFNKWWETFNNGGAVEDEPMVDSDSDFEQGAEEEEDAGERDRKVEPDALAPAGREGSSGAARDCDVAEEEISEDGHFQLESVLQGMKREAAAGRNTPRATAAETRDEEGQEEYVSEDNYAGGEFQAKKRKATVTTGKPQTVGSGILNQNAHVTEENCEDNHFQHEDELQGRNREAAAKLNTPWASGDEIQNEEDQEGYFSEDKIGGGQQGRGKQQWHPANNK, encoded by the exons AtggccgacgacgccgccgcccaCGTCCGCGACGGGTTCAACAAGTGGTGGGAGACCTTCAACAATGGCGGCGCCGTGGAAGATGAGCCGATGGTGGACTCCGACTCCGATTTCGAGCagggcgcggaggaggaggaggatgcgggCGAGCGCGACCGGAAGGTGGAGCCGGACGCCCTCGCCCCCGccgggagggagggcagcagcggCGCCGCCCGCGATTGCGACG TTGCAGAGGAGGAGATTTCCGAGGAtggccattttcagcttgaaagtGTGCTGCAGGGAATGAAGAGAGAAGCTGCCGCCGGACGAAATACACCGCGGGCTACTGCAGCTGAGACCCGTGATGAAGAAGGTCAAG AGGAGTATGTTTCTGAGGATAACTACGCTGGAGGTGAGTTCCAAGcaaagaagaggaaagcaaccgTAACAACAGGCAAACCGCAGACGGTTGGATCTGGGATCCTGAACCAAAATGCTCATG TTACGGAGGAGAATTGTGAGGATAACCATTTTCAGCATGAAGATGAGCTGCAAGGAAGGAACAGAGAAGCAGCCGCCAAACTAAATACACCATGGGCTTCTGGAGATGAGATCCAGAACGAAGAAGATCAAG AGGGATATTTTTCTGAGGACAAGATTGGAGGCGGGCAGCAAGGAAGAGGAAAACAACAGTGGCACCCAGCAAACAACAAATGA